One part of the Phragmites australis chromosome 3, lpPhrAust1.1, whole genome shotgun sequence genome encodes these proteins:
- the LOC133911615 gene encoding transcription factor-like protein DPB isoform X1: MVSGVAHRPDEDGAAQRPPPPAGAGARASLGTPTPSGGAYSASTSGGSAGSPSSRSEQHAPDGAGKGAAAPAAASTPASESTFLRLNNLDINGDDAPSLQAPARKKKKRGARAVGPDKGNRGLRQFSMKVCEKVESKGRTTYNEVADELVAEFSDPSNNIESPDPDNPNAQQYDEKNIRRRVYDALNVLMAMDIISKDKKEIQWKGLPRTSINDIEELKTELVGLKGRIEKKSAYLQELQDQYVGLQNLVQRNEQLYGSGNTPSGGVALPFILVQTRPHATVEVEISEDMQLVHFDFNSTPFELHDDSYVLKELRFCGREQHTGTQEPSSNGGETSSVPNIYQHPGRPNNGTVRLPSSPPIPGILKGRVKHEH; encoded by the exons ATGGTCTCCGGCGTCGCGCACCGCCCGGACGAGGACGGCGCCGCCCagcgtccgccgccgccggcgggggCCGGCGCCCGGGCGTCCCTGGGCACGCCGACGCCCTCCGGCGGCGCGTACTCCGCGTCCACCAGCGGCGGGAGCGCTGGCTCGCCGTCCAGTCGCAGCGAGCAGCACGCACCCGACGGTGCtgggaagggggcggcggccccggcggcggcgtccACGCCGGCCAGCGAGAGCACGTTCCTCCGCCTCAATAACCTCGACATCAACGGAGACGACGCGCCTTCGTTGCAGGCTCCTGCGAG aaagaagaaaaagagaggagcACGGGCAGTTGGTCCTGATAAAGGTAACCGGGGATTGCGCCAGTTTAGTATGAAAG TTTGTGAGAAAGTTGAAAGTAAAGGGAGGACAACATATAATGAG GTGGCAGATGAACTTGTCGCTGAGTTTTCTGATCCCAGTAATAATATTGAATCACCCGATCCTGATAATCCCAACGCA CAACaatatgatgagaaaaatatacGAAGAAGAGTTTATGACGCTTTGAATGTTCTGATGGCTATGGATATTATATCTAAAGATAAAAAGGAGATCCAGTGGAAGGGCTTGCCTCGGACTAGTATAAATGATATTGAAGAATTGAAG ACGGAGCTTGTCGGACTGAAAGGTAGGATTGAGAAGAAAAGTGCTTACTTGCAGGAGCTACAAGACCAA TATGTAGGTCTGCAAAACTTGGTTCAACGAAATGAGCAGTTATACGGTTCAGGAAACACACCTTCAGGTGGAGTGGCTTTGCCATTTATCCTGGTCCAG ACACGACCTCATGCAACTGTAGAAGTCGAGATATCAGAAGATATGCAATTGGTGCATTTTGACTTCAATAG CACTCCATTTGAGTTGCACGATGACTCATATGTACTAAAAGAATTGAGGTTCTGTGGACGAGAACAACATACCGGTACTCAAGAGCCAAGCTCAAATGGAGGTGAGACCTCAAGCGTGCCGAATATTTATCAGCATCCTGGAAGGCCAAATAATGGTACAGTTAGATTACCAAGCTCGCCCCCTATTCCAGGAATCCTGAAAGGGCGTGTGAAGCATGAGCATTAG
- the LOC133911615 gene encoding transcription factor-like protein DPB isoform X2, giving the protein MVSGVAHRPDEDGAAQRPPPPAGAGARASLGTPTPSGGAYSASTSGGSAGSPSSRSEQHAPDGAGKGAAAPAAASTPASESTFLRLNNLDINGDDAPSLQAPARKKKKRGARAVGPDKGNRGLRQFSMKVCEKVESKGRTTYNEVADELVAEFSDPSNNIESPDPDNPNAQQYDEKNIRRRVYDALNVLMAMDIISKDKKEIQWKGLPRTSINDIEELKTELVGLKGRIEKKSAYLQELQDQVCKTWFNEMSSYTVQETHLQVEWLCHLSWSRHDLMQL; this is encoded by the exons ATGGTCTCCGGCGTCGCGCACCGCCCGGACGAGGACGGCGCCGCCCagcgtccgccgccgccggcgggggCCGGCGCCCGGGCGTCCCTGGGCACGCCGACGCCCTCCGGCGGCGCGTACTCCGCGTCCACCAGCGGCGGGAGCGCTGGCTCGCCGTCCAGTCGCAGCGAGCAGCACGCACCCGACGGTGCtgggaagggggcggcggccccggcggcggcgtccACGCCGGCCAGCGAGAGCACGTTCCTCCGCCTCAATAACCTCGACATCAACGGAGACGACGCGCCTTCGTTGCAGGCTCCTGCGAG aaagaagaaaaagagaggagcACGGGCAGTTGGTCCTGATAAAGGTAACCGGGGATTGCGCCAGTTTAGTATGAAAG TTTGTGAGAAAGTTGAAAGTAAAGGGAGGACAACATATAATGAG GTGGCAGATGAACTTGTCGCTGAGTTTTCTGATCCCAGTAATAATATTGAATCACCCGATCCTGATAATCCCAACGCA CAACaatatgatgagaaaaatatacGAAGAAGAGTTTATGACGCTTTGAATGTTCTGATGGCTATGGATATTATATCTAAAGATAAAAAGGAGATCCAGTGGAAGGGCTTGCCTCGGACTAGTATAAATGATATTGAAGAATTGAAG ACGGAGCTTGTCGGACTGAAAGGTAGGATTGAGAAGAAAAGTGCTTACTTGCAGGAGCTACAAGACCAA GTCTGCAAAACTTGGTTCAACGAAATGAGCAGTTATACGGTTCAGGAAACACACCTTCAGGTGGAGTGGCTTTGCCATTTATCCTGGTCCAG ACACGACCTCATGCAACTGTAG
- the LOC133910892 gene encoding uncharacterized protein LOC133910892, producing MDARVVFFLLAAAAAAPQTSAQLASGFYKTSCPDADKIIFGVVEKRFKVDPGTASSLLRLVFHDCFANGCDASILIDPLSNQAAEKEAGPNISVKGYDIIDDIKTELEKQCPNVVSCADILAVSARDAVRLTGGPAYEVTTGRRDSLVSKREDADNLPGPDIALPKLMKMFSTRGFSVEEMTVLLAGGHTIGTCKCFFIENDAAPIDPEYKKNISIACDGRNQDKGAVPLDQITPNVFDSNYFGLVLAKKMPLTFDRLMGLDPRTEPIVKAMAARPEDFIPKFAKAMEKLIVLKVLTGKDGEIRRSCSEFNNPQPTNDGTSVIRISSLQPDQMQGVAQPGATKGAAEARKVGGRADSRKVNGLEGINKAVAGEDLRKVNDGEGKSKATAGKGTQKVTVNEEGANKLASGAEVGEAAGNEAPPKVMGGETPIKVSGGEEIQKVTGNNEANNLASGAEIGMAAGNEAAPEVMRGVDINKVADTQAAGGVEIPKVVGGGEAAGNAARASVGNTKVMDNDQAAANKVASGEGTKKVEGSDAANLVTNNADISKVAGGNEVANNVAGNKENKKVTGGAEEMTRKATVGIQVAGEVAAGNAEINQAVGPEASNKVIRSVETNRVVGDEPASKLPDEEEVKKSKLRGGQQ from the exons ATGGACGCCCGCgtggtcttcttcctcctcgccgccgcggcggcggcgccgcagACCTCCGCGCAGCTCGCCTCCGGGTTCTACAAGACGTCGTGCCCGGACGCCGATAAGATCATCTTCGGCGTCGTCGAGAAGCGGTTCAAGGTGGATCCCGGCACCGCCTCCAGCCTCCTCCGCCTCgtcttccacgactgcttcgcAAAC GGCTGCGACGCGTCCATCTTGATCGACCCGCTGTCGAATCAGGCCGCGGAGAAGGAGGCGGGCCCGAACATCTCGGTGAAAGGGTACGACATCATCGACGACATCAAGACGGAGCTGGAGAAGCAGTGCCCGAACGTGGTGTCGTGCGCGGACATCCTCGCGGTCAGCGCCCGCGACGCGGTGCGGTTGACCGGCGGCCCCGCCTACGAGGTCACCACGGGCCGGCGCGACTCGCTCGTATCCAAACGCGAGGACGCCGACAACCTGCCGGGCCCCGACATTGCGTTGCCCAAGCTCATGAAGATGTTCTCCACCAGGGGCTTCAGCGTCGAGGAGATGACCGTGCTCCTCGCCGGCGGTCACACCATCGGCACGTGCAAGTGCTTCTTCATCGAGAACGACGCCGCGCCCATCGACCCGGAGTACAAGAAGAACATCAGCATTGCTTGCGACGGCCGGAACCAGGACAAAGGCGCCGTCCCCTTAGACCAAATCACGCCCAACGTCTTCGACAGCAACTACTTTGGCCTCGTGCTGGCCAAGAAGATGCCACTCACCTTCGACCGGCTCATGGGGCTGGACCCGAGGACGGAGCCCATAGTCAAGGCCATGGCGGCCAGGCCCGAGGACTTCATCCCCAAGTTCGCCAAGGCCATGGAGAAGCTCATCGTCCTCAAAGTTCTCACGGGGAAGGACGGCGAGATCAGGAGGTCGTGCTCCGAGTTCAACAACCCGCAGCCAACCAACGACGGCACGTCGGTGATACGGATCAGCTCGTTACAACCCGACCAGATGCAGGGTGTGGCTCAGCCAGGGGCGACGAAGGGCGCCGCGGAGGCAAGGAAGGTGGGAGGCCGCGCGGATAGCAGAAAGGTGAACGGACTCGAGGGGATCAACAAAGCGGTCGCCGGAGAGGATCTCAGGAAGGTGAACGACGGCGAGGGGAAAAGCAAAGCGACCGCCGGAAAGGGGACACAAAAGGTCACCGTCAacgaagaaggagccaacaAGTTGGCGAGTGGCGCGGAGGTCGGTGAGGCCGCAGGCAATGAGGCGCCACCCAAGGTTATGGGCGGCGAGACCCCCATCAAGGTGTCCGGCGGCGAGGAGATACAAAAGGTCACCGGCAACAACGAAGCCAACAATTTGGCGAGTGGCGCAGAGATCGGTATGGCCGCTGGCAATGAGGCGGCCCCCGAGGTTATGCGCGGAGTAGACATCAACAAGGTCGCGGATACGCAAGCGGCGGGCGGCGTGGAGATCCCGAAGGTGGTTGGTGGTGGCGAGGCGGCTGGCAATGCGGCACGCGCCAGCGTGGGAAACACTAAGGTCATGGACAACGACCAAGCTGCAGCCAACAAGGTGGCAAGCGGCGAGGGGACCAAGAAAGTCGAAGGCAGCGACGCGGCCAACCTGGTTACAAACAATGCGGATATCAGCAAGGTCGCCGGCGGCAACGAGGTAGCCAACAACGTGGCAGGCAACAAGGAGAACAAGAAAGTGACCGGTGGCGCCGAGGAGATGACCAGGAAGGCCACCGTTGGCATCCAAGTGGCCGGCGAGGTGGCAGCAGGCAACGCAGAGATCAACCAGGCCGTGGGCCCTGAGGCGAGCAACAAGGTCATTAGGAGTGTCGAGACCAATAGGGTCGTCGGCGACGAGCCGGCCAGCAAGTTgcccgacgaggaggaggtcaaGAAGTCGAAACTCCGAGGCGGACAACAGTAG